One Flavobacterium sp. 90 DNA segment encodes these proteins:
- a CDS encoding TonB-dependent receptor has protein sequence MFFTFFLVLNLFAQDKGKLVPIKKIIIEIEKQHQVTFNYTEDLIANLQIYSPKKSLSLDQKLQYLARNTNLSFENIGNKFINIYKKDIESKVICGYVFSSTDKKPIENANISLTNKNQVTTDSNGYFEFQEQDANTFLISHVGFVTKRIAADNPDPKNCFQIQLEPQITELEEIKTTAILASGISKNNDGSFEIKPKKFGILPGLIEPDALQTMQQIPGVNSLDESVSSINVRGGTHDQNLFLWNGIRMFQTGHFFGLISVFNPNLAHTISIYKNGSSAFYGESVSSVVSISSTPETTEKNSFSAGINMINADVYGKYNLSKKSYIEISARKSITDFIETPTYKEYFNKVFQNTTITDFSDKQNIDYQSAKKFDFYDATLKYAQKIGSKDQLVLDLITIKDNLEVFQSATVYNINKSENNVLRQQNYGGNLSWKRNWNDYNTTKINVYNSSYELLANQKTTVGDQIVIQENTVNNNGVNLENNHIINSKFSFDDGYQFNEMGITNLEEVTNPDFYRKVKDVLRTHALILEGKYNDTLSRTYFKVGTRINYIEKFKKFIVEPRVQFSYGISKSLNLELLGELKSQNSQQIIDLQKDYFGIEKRRWIISNNSTIPIQRSRQLSLNLFYKKNDWLLDIENFYKKVTGITTSSQGFQNQLEFVRTTGDYEIWGAEMLVQKRMNHFLTWLSYTYNHNNYHFPNFEPPVFPNNFELMHSVSWAGIYERNNFKIALGTKWTSGRPKTSPDVSQIDQANPILIYNRPNNTNLHIFSQVNISSTYKWETTNGIQYKLGISILNILNRKNEISEYYRISSLTNSIEEVETFALQRTPNVSFRVSL, from the coding sequence TTGTTCTTTACATTTTTCCTTGTCCTGAATCTTTTTGCTCAGGACAAAGGAAAACTTGTGCCTATTAAAAAAATCATAATTGAGATTGAAAAGCAACATCAGGTAACTTTTAATTATACCGAAGATTTAATTGCTAATCTTCAAATATATTCTCCTAAAAAATCACTTTCGTTAGATCAAAAACTGCAATATCTTGCCAGAAATACCAATCTTTCTTTTGAAAATATTGGAAACAAATTCATTAATATTTATAAAAAAGACATTGAATCTAAAGTAATTTGTGGATACGTTTTTTCGAGTACAGATAAAAAACCTATCGAAAACGCAAACATTAGCCTAACCAATAAAAATCAGGTGACAACGGATTCAAATGGTTATTTTGAGTTTCAGGAACAAGATGCAAATACATTCCTGATTAGTCACGTTGGATTCGTAACCAAAAGAATCGCCGCAGATAATCCTGATCCAAAAAACTGTTTTCAAATACAATTAGAACCTCAAATCACAGAGCTCGAAGAAATTAAAACCACTGCAATTTTAGCTTCGGGGATTTCAAAAAATAACGATGGATCTTTCGAAATAAAACCTAAGAAATTCGGTATTCTGCCGGGACTTATAGAACCTGATGCTTTGCAGACTATGCAGCAAATTCCGGGCGTAAACAGTTTAGACGAAAGCGTATCGAGTATTAATGTTCGAGGCGGAACTCACGATCAGAATTTATTTTTGTGGAACGGAATCCGAATGTTTCAAACGGGACATTTCTTTGGTTTAATATCTGTTTTTAATCCAAATTTAGCGCACACAATTTCTATTTATAAAAACGGAAGTTCAGCCTTTTACGGCGAAAGTGTTTCTAGTGTTGTTTCAATTTCTTCGACTCCGGAAACTACCGAAAAAAACTCTTTTAGCGCAGGAATCAATATGATTAATGCTGATGTTTACGGGAAATATAATCTTTCGAAAAAGAGTTATATCGAAATTTCGGCACGTAAATCTATTACTGATTTTATCGAAACGCCTACGTATAAAGAATATTTCAATAAAGTATTTCAGAACACTACAATCACTGATTTTTCGGACAAACAAAACATCGATTATCAAAGTGCCAAAAAATTTGATTTCTACGATGCGACGCTTAAATACGCTCAAAAAATTGGAAGCAAAGATCAACTGGTACTTGATTTGATTACTATAAAAGACAATCTGGAAGTTTTTCAAAGCGCAACAGTTTATAATATAAACAAATCGGAAAACAATGTTTTACGCCAGCAAAATTATGGCGGAAATTTGTCGTGGAAGAGAAACTGGAACGACTATAATACCACTAAAATTAATGTTTATAATTCTTCGTATGAACTTTTGGCAAACCAAAAAACTACTGTTGGAGATCAAATTGTAATTCAGGAAAATACGGTAAACAATAACGGAGTTAACTTAGAAAACAATCATATTATTAATTCTAAATTTAGTTTTGACGATGGTTATCAATTTAACGAAATGGGCATTACTAATCTGGAAGAAGTTACAAATCCTGATTTCTATCGTAAAGTAAAAGACGTTTTGAGAACTCACGCTTTAATCTTGGAAGGAAAATACAACGACACACTTTCAAGAACTTATTTTAAAGTTGGAACCCGAATAAATTATATCGAAAAATTTAAAAAATTCATTGTAGAACCACGAGTTCAATTTAGTTATGGCATTAGTAAAAGCCTGAATTTAGAATTACTTGGCGAACTAAAAAGTCAAAATTCACAACAAATTATCGATTTGCAAAAGGATTATTTTGGTATCGAAAAAAGACGTTGGATTATCTCCAACAACTCCACAATTCCTATTCAAAGAAGCAGACAATTGTCTTTAAATTTATTCTACAAAAAGAATGACTGGTTACTTGATATCGAAAACTTTTATAAAAAAGTAACCGGAATCACAACTTCGAGTCAGGGCTTTCAAAATCAGTTAGAATTTGTCAGAACAACCGGCGATTATGAAATTTGGGGAGCAGAAATGCTTGTTCAAAAAAGAATGAATCATTTTCTGACATGGTTAAGCTATACTTATAATCATAATAATTATCATTTTCCGAATTTCGAACCCCCTGTTTTTCCAAACAACTTCGAGTTAATGCACAGCGTTTCCTGGGCAGGAATTTATGAAAGAAATAATTTTAAAATTGCCTTAGGGACAAAATGGACCTCAGGAAGACCAAAAACTTCTCCGGATGTTTCTCAAATTGATCAGGCGAATCCTATATTAATTTACAACAGACCAAATAATACGAATTTGCATATATTTTCGCAGGTTAATATTTCTTCTACTTATAAGTGGGAAACTACAAATGGAATTCAGTACAAACTAGGAATCTCAATCCTGAATATCCTAAACAGAAAAAACGAAATCAGCGAATATTATAGAATTAGTTCTCTAACAAATTCTATCGAAGAAGTTGAAACATTCGCATTGCAAAGAACTCCAAACGTGAGCTTTAGAGTTTCTTTATAA
- a CDS encoding FecR family protein: protein MKKNRLLAKWLNNDLSEDELAAFKASPDFEKYQKIKIYTEHLEVDDFDENAMLSNILKQEKVTPKVVPLYKQWMFRAAAIFILALGITFAMKVYVPHTEKAAFGEKTTFSLPDNSEVVLNSGSEINYKKWNWDNNRRLELKGEAYFRVSKGRRFEVQTNLGKVSVLGTQFNVKARKNRFDVVCYEGRVKVNYGNTQILLTHGQGVSFENGKQIKMTITSLKPEWTENQICFYKENIRTLLDEVERQYNIKIELKTKDTISLFTGKLPAKNLDIALQIIGTTYNLEAKKVSNNKIIFDEK from the coding sequence ATGAAAAAAAATCGATTATTAGCAAAATGGCTCAACAATGATTTGTCGGAAGACGAATTAGCCGCATTTAAAGCAAGTCCCGATTTTGAAAAATACCAGAAAATTAAAATTTATACAGAACATTTAGAAGTAGATGATTTTGATGAGAATGCCATGTTATCGAACATTTTGAAGCAGGAAAAAGTGACTCCAAAAGTGGTTCCTTTATACAAACAATGGATGTTTAGAGCGGCGGCAATATTCATTCTTGCACTTGGAATTACCTTTGCAATGAAAGTTTATGTGCCTCATACGGAAAAAGCAGCTTTTGGAGAAAAAACAACTTTCTCGTTGCCAGATAATTCTGAAGTGGTTCTAAATTCAGGTTCTGAAATAAATTATAAAAAATGGAATTGGGACAACAACAGACGACTTGAATTAAAGGGAGAAGCTTATTTCAGAGTTTCAAAAGGAAGACGATTTGAAGTACAAACCAATCTTGGCAAAGTATCGGTTTTAGGAACTCAATTTAACGTGAAAGCCCGAAAAAACAGGTTTGATGTGGTATGTTATGAAGGACGCGTAAAAGTAAATTATGGAAACACACAAATTCTGTTAACCCACGGACAAGGCGTAAGTTTTGAAAACGGAAAACAAATTAAAATGACAATTACTTCATTAAAACCGGAATGGACAGAAAATCAGATTTGTTTTTATAAAGAAAACATCAGAACCTTGCTGGATGAAGTTGAAAGACAATATAACATTAAAATCGAATTGAAAACTAAAGACACAATCTCCTTATTTACAGGAAAATTACCAGCCAAAAATCTGGATATTGCTTTACAAATTATTGGTACAACTTATAATTTAGAGGCTAAAAAAGTCTCAAACAATAAAATAATTTTTGACGAAAAATAA
- a CDS encoding sigma-70 family RNA polymerase sigma factor: MPNKPESNTCDEIIFSSFFKSHVKALRNFLLYKFGNSDQAEDVAQEAFVKLWQNCASVPIEKAKSYLYTIANNSSLNEIAHQKVVLKYEKNFTGLDKTNENPEYLLEEKQFQSKLLKAIENLNEKQRIAFLMHRIDGKKYSEIALELEISVKAVEKRIHLALLSLRKEIDL, encoded by the coding sequence ATGCCAAATAAACCCGAATCAAACACTTGCGATGAAATAATCTTTTCGTCTTTTTTCAAAAGTCACGTAAAAGCACTTCGAAATTTTCTTTTATACAAGTTTGGCAATAGTGATCAGGCAGAAGATGTTGCTCAGGAAGCATTTGTAAAATTATGGCAAAACTGCGCTTCGGTGCCAATCGAAAAAGCGAAATCATACCTTTATACGATTGCCAATAATAGCAGTCTTAACGAAATTGCACATCAGAAAGTTGTTTTGAAATATGAAAAAAACTTCACCGGTTTAGACAAAACAAATGAAAATCCCGAATATCTTTTAGAAGAAAAACAATTTCAATCCAAACTATTAAAAGCTATTGAAAACCTCAACGAAAAACAACGTATCGCTTTTTTGATGCATCGAATTGATGGAAAGAAATACAGCGAAATCGCTTTGGAGTTAGAAATTAGCGTAAAGGCGGTAGAAAAGCGCATTCATCTGGCTTTGTTAAGTCTTCGTAAAGAAATTGATTTATAA
- a CDS encoding phospholipase A yields the protein MHFKYLLVFFVLFSIQSHSQLLEDKKNFRAADSLLKEPSFSVHKDNYFLTGVPINEPITRNTADVKYQVSFKLRLKSKPLWGGFFPYLMYTQKAFWDIYASSKPFSEINFNPGVAIVRPFYLKGGRLTYGTISLEHESNGRDSIYSRTWNMLAFSLKSQISPRWVVGLRGWIPLVDKEDNPGLTKYVGYGEASATYQIQPGRWSADILFRKGSGLINYGSLQTQVNWRPYKKENYYLTLQWFVGYTESLIDYQEHKSMIRLGFTIKPESMGIF from the coding sequence ATGCATTTCAAATATCTATTGGTCTTTTTTGTTTTATTTTCGATCCAATCACATTCACAACTTTTAGAAGATAAGAAAAATTTTCGCGCAGCAGATTCGTTACTGAAAGAACCAAGTTTTTCGGTTCACAAAGACAATTATTTTTTAACTGGAGTTCCAATAAACGAACCCATTACCAGAAATACTGCCGATGTAAAATATCAGGTAAGTTTTAAATTGCGATTAAAATCAAAGCCTTTATGGGGCGGTTTTTTTCCTTATCTAATGTACACTCAAAAAGCCTTTTGGGATATTTATGCAAGCTCAAAACCATTTTCAGAAATCAACTTTAATCCCGGTGTAGCCATTGTTCGTCCGTTTTATTTAAAAGGCGGAAGATTAACTTACGGAACAATTTCGCTCGAGCACGAATCAAACGGAAGAGATTCTATTTATTCCAGAACGTGGAATATGCTTGCTTTCTCTTTAAAATCACAAATTTCTCCGCGTTGGGTTGTTGGCTTAAGAGGATGGATTCCGCTTGTTGATAAAGAAGATAATCCCGGATTGACCAAATATGTTGGATATGGAGAAGCAAGCGCAACGTATCAAATACAGCCTGGAAGATGGAGCGCCGATATTCTTTTCAGAAAAGGAAGCGGACTTATCAATTACGGATCTTTGCAAACGCAGGTGAATTGGAGACCTTATAAAAAGGAGAATTATTATCTCACCTTGCAATGGTTTGTAGGTTATACCGAAAGTTTGATTGATTATCAGGAACACAAAAGTATGATACGTTTGGGATTTACAATCAAGCCAGAAAGTATGGGGATATTTTAA